From Toxorhynchites rutilus septentrionalis strain SRP chromosome 2, ASM2978413v1, whole genome shotgun sequence, a single genomic window includes:
- the LOC129765849 gene encoding uncharacterized protein LOC129765849 translates to MLDRVINRKAINERMCVLRIKGQFYNYIIINVPFPHEGRPDDEKEAFYAQLEATYDSCSPRDIKIVIVDMNAQVGREARYRPVIGPSSLHTDTNDNGLWISIRPLGDHLTNIPQTELTTSSSKADFFSNITNIRSLRGADIDTDHYLVGLQVRSKLSRAYNSRQNRHPRFNIRQLKDPQAAENYARLLDEALPSSGELNASNLEDDWSKISSAIEETVTARQQEDRDRDELEQLFQANDTRKFYKKVNQSRKSYTPNPDMCRDEKGNLITSEREVVDKWQQFFDKHLNGEIADGGVMETYLRVPSNDNDVPVPDLQGMQREIGLPKANRAAGKDRLPAELYKHGKNTLATALHWVISRIWEEEKLLEEWMEGIVCPIYKKGDRFECGNYRATITQTNKRIHKIS, encoded by the exons ATGTTGGATCGCGTTATTAATAGGAAGGCGATCAACGAAAGGATGTGTGTTTTGAGGATAAAAGGCCAGTTCTACAACTACATCATCATCAACGTGCCCTTTCCGCACGAAGGCAGACCCGACGACGAGAAGGAAGCGTTCTATGCGCAGCTGGAAGCGACATACGACAGCTGTTCACCACGGGACATCAAGATCGTCATCGTGGATATGAACGCCCAGGTTGGTAGGGAAGCAAGGTACAGACCGGTGATAGGCCCGTCCAGTCTACACACCGACACGAACGACAACGGCTTGTG GATATCCATAAGGCCACTTGGAGATCACCTGACCAACATACCACAAACCGAATTGACCACGTCCTCATCGAAGGCCGATTTTTTCTCAAACATCACTAACATACGCTCCCTGCGCGGTGCGGATATTGACACGGATCATTACCTAGTAGGACTACAGGTGCGATCAAAACTATCGAGAGCTTACAACTCACGGCAAAACCGCCATCCTCGGTTTAACATTCGGCAGTTAAAAGACCCGCAAGCTGCCGAGAATTACGCGCGCCTGTTGGATGAGGCACTACCCTCCTCTGGGGAGCTAAATGCTTCGAATCTCGAAGACGACTGGAGTAAGATTAGCTCTGCCATCGAAGAGACCGTAACCGCG CGCCAGCAGGAGGACAGGGATCGTGACGAATTAGAACAACTATTTCAGGCTAATGATACGCGCAAGTTCTATAAGAAGGTGAACCAATCTCGTAAGAGCTACACACCGAATCCAGATATGTGTAGGGACGAGAAAGGAAACCTGATTACAAGCGAGCGCGAGGTGGTCGACAAGTGGCAGCAGTTCTTCGATAAGCACCTCAATGGTGAGATAGCAGATGGAGGCGTAATGGAAACCTACCTGAGAGTGCCTTCAAACGATAATGATGTCCCAGTCCCCGATCTCCAGGGGATGCAGCGAGAAATCGGGCTGCCGAAAGCAAATAGAGCCGCTGGAAAAGACCGACTTCCGGCCGAGCTCTATAAACACGGTAAAAATACACTGGCAACGGCCCTTCATTGGGTAATATCCAGGATTTGGGAGGAGGAGAAATTATTGGAAGAATGGATGGAGGGTATTgtttgccccatctataaaaagggCGATCGGTTTGAGTGCGGCAACTACCGCGCTACTATAACGCAGACtaataagcgaattcataaaatctcatga